A window from Micromonospora profundi encodes these proteins:
- a CDS encoding 5-formyltetrahydrofolate cyclo-ligase has protein sequence MPEFSDEAEAAREAKRKTRVDLLARRRTLPGPTRAAAAGRVQAELVTLVRRLRPHRMTAYVPVGSEPGGADLPEVLRAALPADAELLLPVLRDDLDLDWAAYTGPDALVAAGRGIREPVGPRLGVDAVARAELVVVPALAVDLRGRRLGRGGGSYDRALARVPTTALTVVPLHDGELVETIPAEAHDLPVRAVVTPADGVRTLDDGPGRAHGVAPHTSAGRTRGE, from the coding sequence GAATTTTCGGATGAAGCGGAAGCGGCCCGAGAGGCCAAGCGGAAGACCCGCGTCGACCTGCTCGCCCGCCGCCGGACCCTGCCCGGTCCGACGCGGGCCGCCGCAGCCGGGCGCGTCCAGGCTGAACTGGTCACACTGGTACGCCGGCTGCGCCCCCACCGGATGACGGCGTACGTGCCGGTCGGCTCCGAGCCGGGCGGCGCCGACCTGCCGGAGGTGCTGCGGGCGGCGCTGCCCGCCGACGCAGAGTTGCTGCTGCCGGTGCTCCGCGACGACCTGGATCTGGACTGGGCGGCGTACACCGGGCCCGACGCTCTGGTGGCGGCCGGCCGGGGCATCCGCGAGCCGGTCGGGCCACGGCTCGGGGTGGACGCGGTGGCCCGCGCGGAGCTGGTGGTCGTACCGGCGCTCGCCGTCGACCTGCGCGGCCGGCGGCTGGGCCGGGGCGGCGGCTCGTACGACAGGGCGCTGGCACGGGTGCCGACCACCGCGCTGACCGTTGTGCCACTGCACGACGGAGAGCTGGTCGAGACGATTCCCGCCGAGGCGCACGACCTTCCGGTCCGAGCGGTCGTCACCCCGGCCGACGGGGTGCGTACGCTTGATGACGGCCCGGGTAGAGCGCATGGTGTCGCGCCCCACACGTCCGCTGGACGAACCCGGGGCGAATGA